The following are from one region of the Syngnathus acus chromosome 10, fSynAcu1.2, whole genome shotgun sequence genome:
- the bmp15 gene encoding bone morphogenetic protein 15 gives MRGQHSFPCVLLLSLALVQVLAFLAFQPCGIAAGSKMSPRRGRRRRDAEAPGAHHRPLTDEQKADQNLQFMLSLYSSAAGPGGRPKQHRKFGSNTVRLLRPSASSVQYLPASKNHHYNFSVQYHVDILSSEQLIRASFVHLRSSAALMPPRCHAEVMWPGEESLLTTMEPHQRWTEADVGTRVLRGKKDGGRLTLTAQYWCTEQEGNQEGEGPSRQWQRNYHLEAPSLLLYLEEEKPGQDWVMRQLPKGRDLMSWLSRWHPFLRRRRSSRSSPPDPPTTHASASIIAAAKSKTGTPKNRCKLHSFHLSFEKLGLGHHIAPPVYNPRFCQGDCPHVLTYGYHSPNHAIIQTIIHELGVGDVPLPSCVPYKYMPMSVLVVHKKKVEYKELEDMVAESCTCR, from the exons ATGCGTGGCCAGCACAGTTTCCCGTGCGTCTTGCTCCTGTCCCTGGCCTTGGTTCAGGTCCTCGCCTTTCTGGCGTTCCAGCCGTGTGGGATTGCGGCCGGATCCAAAATGTCTCCCCGTCGCGGCAGGCGCCGCCGCGACGCCGAGGCCCCAGGCGCACACCACCGGCCGCTGACCGACGAACAGAAGGCCGACCAGAACCTGCAGTTCATGTTGAGTTTGTACAGCAGCGCGGCGGGACCGGGCGGTAGACCCAAACAACACCGGAAGTTCGGCTCCAACACAGTACGGCTGCTCAGACCCTCCGCGTCGTCGGTGCAGTACCTACCGGCGTCCAAAA ACCACCACTACAACTTCAGTGTCCAGTACCATGTGGACATTCTTTCTTCGGAGCAGCTGATCCGAGCATCCTTTGTTCACCTTCGATCTTCTGCCGCTCTCATGCCTCCCCGCTGCCACGCTGAGGTCATGTGGCCAGGCGAGGAGAGCCTGCTCACCACCATGGAGCCCCATCAGCGCTGGACAGAGGCGGACGTCGGCACTCGCGTGCTCCGAGGCAAAAAGGACGGGGGACGCTTGACCCTCACTGCTCAGTACTGGTGCACAGAGCAGGAGGGGAACCAAGAAGGCGAAGGCCCGTCTCGTCAGTGGCAAAGAAACTACCACTTGGAAGCCCCGTCACTGCTTTTGTACCTGGAGGAGGAAAAGCCTGGGCAAGACTGGGTGATGAGGCAGCTGCCCAAAGGGAGAGACCTCATGAGTTGGTTGAGCCGCTGGCACCCCTTCCTCCGCCGGCGCCGCAGTTCCAGAAGCTCACCGCCGGATCCTCCGACCACTCACGCCTCCGCCTCCATCATCGCTGCGGCAAAAAGCAAAACTGGAACGCCTAAGAACCGCTGCAAGCTGCACTCCTTTCACCTGTCTTTCGAGAAGCTGGGCTTGGGTCACCATATCGCGCCGCCCGTCTACAACCCTCGCTTCTGCCAGGGCGACTGCCCGCATGTGCTGACCTACGGCTACCACTCGCCCAACCACGCCATCATCCAGACCATCATCCACGAGCTGGGGGTGGGCGATGTCCCGCTGCCCTCCTGCGTGCCCTACAAGTACATGCCCATGAGCGTGCTGGTGGTGCACAAGAAGAAGGTAGAGTACAAGGAACTGGAGGACATGGTGGCAGAGTCGTGCACGTGCCGCTAG